Proteins co-encoded in one Nonlabens agnitus genomic window:
- a CDS encoding fasciclin domain-containing protein, with translation MNFKNILRVGMLSAAIAIVSCGPSKSMEGDKMMNNEKTVMVGGAAMYPSKNIVENAVNSKDHTTLVAAVKAADLVGTLQGEGPFTVFAPTNAAFDKLPTGTVESLLKPESKSALQGVLTYHVVAGNYSAKKIIDAINQNNGSFTVTTVNGQELEASLKGGKVILTDSNGGTSTVTIADVNQSNGVIHVVDTVLLPA, from the coding sequence ATGAATTTCAAGAACATCTTAAGAGTAGGAATGCTGTCTGCAGCCATCGCTATCGTTTCCTGTGGACCTTCAAAAAGCATGGAAGGTGATAAAATGATGAACAACGAGAAAACCGTCATGGTTGGAGGCGCAGCGATGTATCCTTCTAAAAATATTGTCGAGAATGCCGTGAACTCAAAAGACCACACCACGCTGGTTGCTGCGGTTAAAGCGGCAGACCTAGTGGGTACGCTGCAAGGTGAAGGACCATTTACGGTTTTTGCACCTACTAATGCGGCATTTGACAAACTACCAACAGGCACGGTAGAAAGCCTTTTAAAGCCAGAAAGTAAATCCGCTCTTCAAGGAGTATTGACCTACCATGTGGTGGCAGGTAACTACAGCGCAAAAAAGATAATTGATGCCATCAATCAAAACAACGGATCCTTCACGGTCACCACGGTGAACGGTCAGGAACTTGAGGCGAGCTTAAAAGGTGGTAAAGTCATCTTGACAGATTCAAATGGGGGAACATCCACGGTTACGATTGCAGATGTAAACCAATCGAATGGAGTAATCCATGTAGTAGACACTGTGTTGCTTCCCGCATAA
- a CDS encoding T9SS type B sorting domain-containing protein, with the protein MKKIIAVLILCISSQILVAQGEANIWYFGDKAGLDFNSGVPVPLNNSQMTTQEGSASIADRSGRLQFYTDGVKVWARDHSIMPNGRGLKGSFSSTQSAMIVPVPGSSTDYVIFVVDSQADFKGLNYSTVDMTLNGGLGDVVEKNVQLVAPTLEKVTAIKHANGRDIWVITHERESDAFYAYLVTDTGVNATPVVTNIGPVIASDFVSDNIGYMKSSPDGTRIAMIHARNRDSFHLVDFDASTGVVSNFMNIPDSRGNYGVEFSQNSQVLYTTDINSTGNGIIQYDITKSTPFEISLTIKRLADPVPGSGWGALQLATDGKIYATRVPNDTINDQIKTLSVINNPDVLGSGANFELDAIDLGQGAARLGLPPFIQSFFSVAFESENFCLGDTTEFRLSSSLDTFDSVLWDFGDGNTSTVENPTHIYSAAGIYEVTLTVNAGGESSTETQEIEIFEQPVANPVEDIAICDVDNDGFAAFDLTQWNSVLLGSQDPAQFNVTYFASQTDLDNNTPIQDPTAYINSNTFTAQEIIAQVTNNDNDDCAAFAKANIQVFESAVLAADIPNLVFCDNTSVGTDADGRTLFDLTTHENSFLANSSNTVFDIAYFEDSGLATPIADPANYGNLTRSQQIYFTASNPDNNDCQTVGSFTIEVEELPNVNPVISLEQCDDDQDGFSVFNLEETKEEISSNASNEVFTFYSSLTDAEQGVNSITDPTDYTNQTVSSDLVFARVESQAGCYRTAEIQLTVTTTQIPDSFLREFYACDDGADITDGVATFDFSSVVPEIENQFPSGQQLVIRFYRNENDALRELNAIADVSNYQNAGYRDQQEIYVRADSEIDNDCLGLGHHITLNVTRQPELVTITIPDQCDTDDDGLYEFDTSDLENQLTGNDPAFSITYTDQNGTTLSSPLPNPFVTGSQTLTARVETNAIAGNTATCFVEIPLEFNVRTAPQAQPVDDLRACGSDQDGLYEFDLTQIEQGIINGQAGAEIRYFRTDGSEITLTADKTFISTGERITARLSSSEENSCFTETSFNLIVDQQPVANAVDDVFLCLDPSVPLTNDFDLTEFDGVILGNQTAASFTIEYYESAADAIAKVNPITTDYTVNNRNTEVFARISNVANETCYEVTSFSLGVYRMPVANSPDELEVCENQNGGPVTVDLNVQTDAILNGQSEVDVIVSYYLSLTDAEAGINEIASGLLETDQSIEVFVRSENFLLEDCYDTTSFQVELVARPILDLETEYPLCNSLNSLEIEFDGAYDRIEWSTGSTTNLVSITEPGSYSVTVYNEYDTVICETYREFTVVPSIVPEIERIDVQDFSQNSNSIEVVLSSQGSFEYSIDGFSFQRSNVFEGLDAGTYEVTVRDISGCGVSTETVIILDYPRFFTPNGDGFNDTWHIENAVADPASQVFIFDRYGKLLGRLTAADQGWNGTFNGEPLPSSDYWFEYQMSDGRSFRGHFSLKR; encoded by the coding sequence ATGAAAAAGATCATTGCCGTTTTAATCCTATGCATTTCTAGCCAGATATTAGTAGCACAAGGTGAGGCCAATATCTGGTATTTTGGTGATAAAGCTGGACTGGATTTTAACAGTGGCGTACCTGTCCCATTGAATAATAGCCAAATGACCACACAAGAAGGGTCTGCCTCTATAGCTGACCGATCTGGGAGGTTGCAGTTTTATACCGATGGTGTGAAGGTCTGGGCTAGAGACCATTCCATCATGCCTAATGGAAGGGGATTAAAAGGTAGTTTCTCCAGTACGCAGTCTGCGATGATCGTACCTGTACCAGGATCATCTACAGACTACGTTATTTTCGTCGTAGATAGCCAGGCAGACTTTAAGGGGTTAAACTATTCCACCGTGGACATGACCTTAAATGGTGGTCTGGGTGATGTGGTGGAGAAGAACGTGCAACTCGTTGCACCAACCTTGGAAAAAGTAACCGCAATAAAACATGCTAATGGCAGAGATATATGGGTCATCACCCATGAGAGAGAAAGTGACGCGTTTTATGCTTATCTCGTTACCGATACTGGTGTAAATGCTACACCCGTTGTTACCAACATAGGTCCGGTTATCGCAAGTGATTTTGTTTCCGATAATATCGGTTATATGAAGAGTTCTCCTGATGGAACCAGAATAGCAATGATTCACGCCAGAAATAGGGATTCTTTTCATTTGGTCGATTTTGACGCTAGCACAGGTGTAGTTTCCAATTTTATGAATATACCTGATAGTCGTGGTAACTATGGCGTCGAATTCTCTCAAAATAGTCAGGTGTTATACACTACTGATATTAATTCTACTGGTAACGGAATCATTCAATACGATATCACAAAAAGTACACCGTTTGAAATTTCCCTGACCATTAAGCGTTTAGCAGATCCTGTTCCAGGTAGTGGTTGGGGTGCACTACAGCTTGCCACGGACGGTAAGATTTATGCGACAAGAGTGCCTAATGATACCATAAACGATCAAATTAAAACACTGAGTGTCATCAACAATCCTGATGTACTTGGATCTGGTGCTAATTTTGAACTTGACGCGATCGATTTAGGTCAAGGTGCTGCACGGCTAGGGTTGCCACCTTTCATTCAAAGTTTTTTCAGTGTCGCTTTTGAAAGCGAGAATTTTTGTTTGGGCGATACCACAGAATTTAGGTTGAGCTCCTCACTAGACACTTTCGATTCTGTGTTATGGGATTTTGGCGATGGAAACACCTCTACTGTTGAAAATCCCACACATATTTATAGCGCTGCAGGGATTTATGAGGTGACATTAACCGTAAATGCGGGTGGAGAATCCAGCACCGAAACCCAAGAAATCGAAATCTTTGAACAGCCTGTTGCCAACCCTGTTGAGGATATAGCCATTTGCGATGTTGACAATGATGGATTTGCAGCTTTTGATCTCACTCAATGGAATAGCGTTCTTTTAGGCAGTCAGGATCCCGCACAATTCAACGTGACCTATTTTGCGTCTCAGACGGACTTGGATAATAACACACCTATTCAAGATCCAACCGCCTATATCAATAGCAACACGTTTACCGCTCAAGAAATTATTGCCCAGGTTACCAACAATGATAATGATGATTGTGCCGCTTTCGCGAAAGCGAATATACAAGTATTTGAAAGCGCTGTTCTAGCTGCAGATATTCCTAATCTCGTTTTTTGCGATAATACGAGTGTGGGAACCGATGCAGACGGCAGGACTCTATTTGATCTTACCACTCATGAGAATAGCTTTTTGGCCAATAGTTCCAATACCGTTTTTGACATCGCTTATTTTGAAGATAGTGGTCTTGCTACTCCTATTGCAGATCCTGCGAATTATGGTAACCTTACAAGGTCCCAACAGATTTATTTTACCGCTTCCAACCCAGACAATAATGACTGCCAGACGGTTGGTTCTTTTACCATCGAGGTCGAGGAACTGCCTAATGTAAATCCTGTCATCAGTCTCGAGCAATGTGATGATGACCAGGATGGTTTTAGTGTTTTTAACCTCGAGGAAACCAAAGAAGAGATTTCGAGTAATGCCAGCAACGAGGTTTTTACTTTTTACAGCTCCTTAACCGATGCAGAGCAAGGAGTTAATTCGATCACCGATCCAACCGATTATACCAATCAAACGGTTAGTAGTGATCTGGTTTTCGCACGAGTAGAAAGTCAAGCCGGCTGTTATCGTACAGCAGAAATACAGCTGACTGTAACCACCACACAGATTCCTGATTCTTTCTTACGAGAGTTTTACGCTTGTGATGACGGCGCTGATATCACCGATGGAGTTGCGACATTTGATTTTAGTAGCGTGGTACCAGAAATTGAAAATCAGTTCCCATCTGGACAGCAGTTGGTGATTCGGTTTTATAGGAATGAGAATGACGCCCTACGTGAACTGAATGCGATTGCCGATGTGTCTAATTATCAGAATGCAGGTTACCGCGACCAGCAAGAAATCTACGTGCGTGCGGATAGCGAGATTGATAATGACTGTTTGGGCTTAGGTCATCATATCACACTGAATGTGACGCGGCAACCTGAACTCGTCACGATTACAATACCAGATCAATGTGATACGGATGACGATGGTTTATACGAGTTTGATACCTCAGATCTAGAAAACCAATTGACAGGCAATGATCCGGCGTTTTCCATCACCTATACCGATCAAAACGGTACAACCCTATCCTCACCATTGCCTAATCCATTTGTGACTGGTTCTCAAACCCTAACTGCTAGGGTAGAAACCAACGCGATTGCTGGAAATACGGCCACATGTTTTGTTGAAATACCGCTGGAGTTTAATGTTAGAACTGCACCGCAAGCGCAGCCTGTCGATGACCTTAGAGCTTGTGGCAGTGACCAAGATGGATTATATGAGTTTGACCTCACACAAATTGAACAAGGTATTATCAATGGTCAAGCAGGTGCGGAGATCCGATATTTCAGAACCGACGGATCAGAGATTACATTAACTGCAGATAAAACTTTTATATCAACTGGAGAGCGCATTACCGCACGCTTAAGTTCTAGCGAAGAAAATAGTTGTTTTACCGAAACATCTTTCAACCTAATTGTTGATCAGCAGCCTGTTGCCAATGCTGTGGATGATGTGTTTTTGTGCCTGGATCCAAGTGTGCCTTTGACTAATGACTTTGACCTGACCGAGTTTGATGGGGTCATTTTAGGAAATCAGACAGCGGCATCTTTTACCATAGAATATTATGAATCGGCCGCAGATGCCATTGCTAAAGTTAATCCTATCACCACAGATTATACCGTTAACAATAGAAATACCGAAGTATTTGCCCGCATCAGTAATGTAGCTAATGAGACTTGTTATGAGGTCACCTCGTTTAGTTTAGGAGTTTATAGAATGCCCGTGGCCAACTCACCTGATGAGCTAGAGGTTTGTGAAAATCAAAATGGAGGTCCAGTTACCGTAGATTTAAATGTCCAAACGGATGCCATATTGAATGGACAGTCTGAAGTGGATGTGATCGTTTCCTACTATTTAAGTCTAACAGATGCAGAAGCTGGTATCAATGAAATAGCTTCTGGCCTATTAGAGACCGATCAATCAATAGAAGTGTTTGTACGCTCGGAAAACTTTCTTTTAGAGGATTGTTATGATACCACGTCATTTCAAGTGGAGCTTGTTGCTAGGCCCATTCTAGACCTAGAAACTGAATATCCATTATGTAATAGCCTCAATAGTTTAGAAATCGAATTCGACGGTGCCTATGATCGTATCGAATGGTCCACAGGGTCGACGACTAATCTTGTTAGTATTACTGAACCAGGAAGTTATTCGGTTACCGTTTATAATGAATACGATACGGTGATATGCGAAACCTATCGGGAGTTTACCGTGGTACCTTCCATAGTTCCAGAAATCGAGCGGATCGATGTTCAGGATTTTTCCCAAAACAGTAATTCAATAGAGGTTGTTTTGAGTTCGCAAGGCAGCTTTGAATACTCCATCGATGGGTTTAGCTTTCAGCGATCTAATGTTTTTGAGGGATTGGACGCCGGCACTTATGAGGTAACTGTTAGAGATATATCGGGTTGCGGTGTTTCTACAGAAACGGTGATTATACTGGATTACCCTAGATTCTTTACTCCCAATGGGGATGGATTTAACGATACCTGGCATATTGAAAACGCAGTTGCAGACCCTGCCTCACAAGTCTTTATTTTTGACCGCTACGGTAAATTATTGGGTAGGTTGACAGCTGCCGATCAAGGCTGGAACGGAACGTTTAATGGTGAACCTTTGCCATCCAGTGACTATTGGTTTGAGTATCAAATGTCGGATGGTAGGAGTTTTAGAGGGCATTTTAGTTTGAAGAGGTAG